Proteins from one Actinomycetota bacterium genomic window:
- a CDS encoding biotin/lipoyl-binding protein, producing the protein MELAAVTSGTVHQTVAAPATVEPADRRAVTAPASGHVAELLVADGEVVEAGRPVLRLDSDHVDSALAQARAGVDAAAALAGVVPTVDLSPLMAGVRHQLDAVVPGLLDTLEQQAATVPDDEARAALLARLADARAAYQRAARELA; encoded by the coding sequence GTGGAGTTGGCTGCCGTCACGTCCGGCACGGTGCACCAGACCGTCGCCGCCCCGGCCACCGTCGAACCCGCCGACCGGCGCGCGGTCACCGCCCCGGCGAGCGGACACGTCGCCGAGCTCCTCGTCGCCGACGGCGAGGTGGTCGAAGCCGGACGTCCGGTGCTGCGGTTGGACTCCGACCACGTCGACTCCGCACTGGCGCAGGCCCGCGCAGGCGTCGACGCGGCCGCTGCGCTGGCGGGGGTGGTCCCGACCGTGGACCTGTCTCCGCTGATGGCCGGCGTCCGCCACCAGCTCGACGCGGTCGTGCCCGGCCTGCTCGACACCCTCGAGCAGCAGGCGGCCACGGTCCCCGACGACGAGGCCCGCGCCGCGCTGCTGGCCCGCCTGGCCGATGCACGTGCCGCCTACCAGCGCGCCGCCCGTGAACTGGCC